One region of Bdellovibrio bacteriovorus genomic DNA includes:
- a CDS encoding helix-turn-helix domain-containing protein, with product MKTLVSKYIFKGFGFDVLLKNIFVETIEGEEFPEINMNDLKLHTAKALLIERQRLTGNQLKFLRTFAKLSFDDVAQRIRVPASTLRSWENRGKEFTGFSVEGERAFRVTLTNIIFDREKSRYDIELSLTKDFLSPSKNDAIDVYANLDSVQVSNK from the coding sequence GTGAAAACTTTAGTATCCAAATATATATTTAAGGGATTCGGATTCGATGTTCTTCTTAAGAATATTTTTGTCGAGACCATAGAGGGCGAAGAATTTCCAGAAATCAATATGAACGATTTAAAGCTTCATACGGCGAAAGCTTTATTGATTGAGAGACAAAGATTAACGGGAAACCAACTTAAGTTTCTAAGAACTTTCGCAAAATTGTCATTTGATGATGTCGCCCAAAGAATTCGCGTTCCGGCTTCCACACTGCGCTCATGGGAAAATCGAGGGAAAGAGTTTACGGGTTTTAGCGTCGAGGGTGAACGAGCTTTTCGTGTGACGCTCACAAATATTATTTTTGATCGCGAGAAAAGCCGCTATGATATAGAGCTTTCTTTGACCAAGGATTTTTTATCTCCTTCTAAGAATGATGCTATAGATGTGTATGCTAATCTAGACTCAGTACAAGTGAGTAATAAATGA
- a CDS encoding type II toxin-antitoxin system VapC family toxin, with translation MTSSRLLLDTHAWVWLALGNEKMKKGPAKSLIEKSFKDRALCISAISLWEISMLEAKGRLTLTEPILDWIELSIQRLGLEVLPLSADVAVESSRLPGGFHGDPADRIIVATARKNRLQLVTQDELILSYAKQGLVRALACY, from the coding sequence ATGACAAGTAGTCGATTGCTTCTGGATACTCATGCCTGGGTGTGGCTGGCATTAGGAAATGAGAAAATGAAAAAGGGTCCCGCTAAAAGCCTTATTGAGAAATCATTTAAAGATCGGGCACTTTGTATTTCCGCTATTTCGCTGTGGGAAATTTCAATGTTAGAGGCTAAAGGTCGCCTCACTCTCACCGAACCCATTTTAGATTGGATTGAGTTATCTATTCAAAGACTGGGTTTGGAAGTGTTGCCTTTGTCGGCCGACGTCGCGGTAGAGTCATCTCGCCTTCCGGGAGGATTTCACGGTGATCCGGCGGATAGGATTATCGTGGCTACAGCACGAAAAAATCGCCTGCAATTAGTCACTCAGGATGAGCTTATATTATCTTATGCGAAGCAAGGCCTGGTGCGCGCTCTTGCCTGTTACTAA
- a CDS encoding type II toxin-antitoxin system Phd/YefM family antitoxin, which yields MTTKYPAGQFKAECLKLMDRVKKYGQSVTITKHGKPVAKLVPVNDEQGAAAGPFGVMAGTGEVQGDIVKPLKEKWNADDK from the coding sequence ATGACTACCAAATACCCCGCAGGACAGTTTAAAGCAGAATGTCTCAAACTGATGGATAGAGTCAAAAAATATGGTCAGTCTGTCACTATCACGAAGCATGGTAAGCCCGTTGCAAAGCTAGTTCCGGTAAATGATGAACAGGGCGCGGCCGCGGGTCCTTTTGGCGTGATGGCTGGCACTGGCGAAGTCCAAGGGGATATCGTGAAGCCCTTAAAGGAAAAGTGGAACGCCGATGACAAGTAG
- a CDS encoding methyl-accepting chemotaxis protein, with protein sequence MFGKLWKHRSYRYKTLALLVMAMIPIWGMMVGYILPLIRDNMYQDRRVSLRNTVDIATKILEHYQELEAKKELTTDQAQALAKESISKLRYAGNEYFWINDLHPTMVMHPMKPELNGQDLTEKKDPNGFQLFVEFAKLAKTQGEGFVPYLWPKPNSPKPEPKLSFVRHFAPWGWVIGSGVYVDDVEAQVAKFRNEILIGFFISFAVAMAGFSIFASKMMAFLSNTVTNTNESSHQVLEASNQLSMAGQNVAQGSVESAMRIEETLSAIKNLNDIVQANQQRASTAAELAKNSEKGAAEGAAEVKHLIESINVMSKISGEITSAMDIIDDIAFQTNLLALNAAVEAARAGEQGKGFAVVADAVRSLALKSASAAKEVKEVITNSVNQTKVSLELAQKSDRVLDGIVTSVQKVNVLNQEIAETSGQQTEGIQSIHKIMGGLDQQTQSFSAAAEQTAATSEEMSAQAQVLQNMVGKMAEEVLGKKAS encoded by the coding sequence ATGTTTGGGAAGTTATGGAAACATCGAAGTTACCGTTACAAAACGCTCGCTCTTTTAGTCATGGCAATGATTCCGATCTGGGGAATGATGGTGGGATACATTCTGCCCCTTATTCGCGATAATATGTATCAAGACCGCCGCGTCTCACTTCGTAACACGGTGGACATTGCGACCAAAATTTTAGAACACTATCAAGAATTAGAAGCCAAAAAAGAACTCACCACCGATCAAGCTCAAGCCTTGGCCAAAGAGTCCATCAGCAAACTTCGTTATGCTGGCAATGAGTATTTTTGGATTAACGATCTTCATCCAACGATGGTTATGCATCCCATGAAACCTGAATTGAACGGCCAAGATTTGACCGAAAAAAAGGATCCCAACGGCTTTCAACTTTTTGTGGAGTTTGCAAAACTCGCAAAAACTCAAGGCGAAGGTTTTGTTCCTTATCTTTGGCCCAAACCCAATTCGCCGAAGCCAGAACCAAAGCTCAGTTTCGTGCGCCATTTTGCTCCTTGGGGTTGGGTGATTGGCAGTGGCGTTTATGTGGATGACGTCGAAGCGCAGGTGGCAAAATTTCGTAATGAAATTTTGATCGGATTTTTTATTTCATTCGCGGTGGCGATGGCAGGATTCTCTATTTTTGCGAGCAAAATGATGGCCTTTCTTTCAAACACGGTGACCAATACCAACGAATCAAGCCACCAAGTTTTAGAAGCCTCTAATCAGCTTTCCATGGCCGGGCAAAACGTCGCGCAAGGATCCGTGGAATCGGCGATGCGTATTGAGGAAACCTTAAGTGCGATCAAAAACCTGAACGACATCGTGCAAGCCAATCAACAGCGCGCTAGCACCGCCGCAGAACTCGCGAAAAATTCTGAAAAAGGCGCTGCCGAAGGGGCGGCGGAAGTAAAACATCTGATTGAATCCATCAACGTGATGTCTAAAATTTCAGGCGAAATCACCTCTGCCATGGACATCATTGACGACATCGCTTTTCAAACAAATCTTTTAGCCCTGAACGCGGCGGTCGAAGCGGCCAGAGCCGGGGAGCAAGGAAAAGGCTTTGCGGTGGTCGCCGACGCCGTTCGCAGTCTGGCGCTTAAGTCGGCTTCCGCCGCCAAAGAGGTGAAAGAAGTCATCACCAACAGCGTAAATCAAACAAAGGTGTCGCTGGAGCTTGCGCAAAAAAGTGATCGCGTCCTAGATGGAATTGTGACTTCGGTACAAAAAGTGAACGTGCTCAATCAAGAGATCGCGGAAACTTCGGGCCAACAAACCGAAGGGATTCAGTCCATTCACAAAATCATGGGAGGGCTCGATCAACAAACACAAAGCTTTTCAGCTGCCGCTGAACAGACCGCAGCGACTTCAGAAGAAATGTCCGCGCAAGCCCAAGTGTTGCAAAACATGGTCGGCAAAATGGCCGAAGAAGTTTTGGGGAAAAAGGCGAGCTAG